Proteins co-encoded in one Rhodococcus sp. PAMC28707 genomic window:
- a CDS encoding UvrD-helicase domain-containing protein gives MTDFDLLGPLPEGTTVLEASAGTGKTFAIVGLATRYIAEGLADVSQLLLVTFSRAATQELRERTRNRFAEVAAGLGSSSTSSDSLVRHLAEGTEEEVSLRRTRLLRALSEFDSGTIATTHSFCQRMLDGLGITGEREPEAILVEAVDDLTSEVVDDIYLRRYSRADFDPPIGPADARQVAREAVRDRQAQLVPERDEDTEAGHRVIFAEEARAEVHRRKKLGGIRDFDDLLSLLHRVLVDPEHGDAACARVRERFQVVLVDEFQDTDPLQWDILRRAFHGRSTLLLVGDPKQAIYAFRGAEVLSYLDAVGLADRHLELTRNWRSDSGLLGALENVYAGAALGHGDIIAHPVDSTHDGSRMSGVPPLRLRYLPRTGAGPLNKAGFPAVGMLRDRVADDVASDIVELLQSAIPLSLPRRGDTVAPGDIAVLVRTRSQIALVRDALDRVGVPSVLAGGSSVFDTLSASHWLWFLQALEQPHRADRVRLAALTPLFGWTAETLDSGGDDAVSDVSARLREFAVLFAHAGFAAVFEKLASETRLEGRLLALRAGERHLTDLRHVAQLLNRAAVEGSFGPSALTRWLADRIDDPTSGSIADRSRRLDSDEAAVQIATVHASKGLEFPVVYIPYAWDASKNPYPSTLLLHDESGKRVLDVGGRTGRGYAARKLIRDKEEAGEELRLLYVALTRAQCQVVLWWAPAFSTAASPLHRLIFARLSGVAEPEEKAKVPEDVAVAGRLESWAGKAGGRISIETVGRRSAVPTWSAVKHTTEELAAATFTRSLDMLWRRTSYSALTAAAHDVPGVSSEPEQPEKDDEPADARPIDEVLEGIPSPMNGMPAGADFGTLVHEILEHVDTAAVDLDAEVLLRCNEAVAERSAEIDPSALAAALMPVLRTPLGFGTLADIAPRDHLAELDFEMPLNGGDDPGTTNVTLRGISRLLRTHLPADDALAAYADQLEVLESKPLRGYLTGSIDSVLRIPGPKYVIVDYKTNRLSRGDLTVMHFTRERMAQEMLRSHYPLQALLYAVALHRYLRWRQPGYDPEVHLGGVQYHFVRGMVGPETPPGCGVFGWNPPAELVTSVSDLLAGSAVS, from the coding sequence ATGACCGACTTCGACCTCCTCGGTCCACTACCCGAGGGGACCACTGTCCTCGAGGCCAGTGCGGGAACAGGCAAGACGTTCGCTATCGTCGGTCTCGCGACCCGGTACATCGCCGAGGGCCTGGCAGATGTCTCGCAGTTGCTGCTCGTCACCTTCAGTAGGGCCGCAACTCAGGAGTTGCGTGAAAGAACGCGCAATCGATTCGCCGAGGTCGCCGCAGGGCTGGGCAGTTCGTCGACAAGCAGCGACTCCCTCGTCCGTCACCTGGCCGAGGGGACGGAAGAAGAAGTCTCCCTGCGTCGCACACGGTTGCTTCGTGCATTGTCCGAATTCGACTCGGGAACCATCGCGACGACCCACAGCTTCTGTCAGCGCATGCTCGACGGGTTGGGAATCACCGGAGAACGTGAACCGGAAGCGATTCTTGTGGAGGCAGTCGACGACCTGACGAGCGAGGTGGTCGACGATATCTACCTGCGGCGATACAGTCGTGCAGACTTCGATCCGCCTATCGGGCCGGCCGACGCTCGTCAAGTGGCTCGAGAAGCGGTTCGGGACAGACAAGCCCAGCTGGTCCCGGAGCGTGATGAAGACACCGAAGCGGGCCATCGCGTCATTTTCGCGGAAGAGGCGCGTGCAGAAGTACATCGTCGCAAGAAGCTAGGCGGGATAAGAGATTTCGACGATCTACTGAGTTTGCTCCACCGTGTTCTCGTCGATCCCGAGCACGGTGACGCCGCGTGTGCGAGGGTGCGCGAGCGATTTCAGGTAGTGCTCGTCGATGAATTTCAGGACACCGACCCGCTGCAGTGGGACATTCTTCGCAGAGCATTTCACGGCAGGTCGACTCTGCTACTGGTGGGCGATCCCAAGCAGGCCATCTACGCGTTCCGTGGCGCTGAGGTGCTCAGTTACCTCGATGCTGTCGGGCTCGCCGATCGACACCTCGAACTGACGAGAAACTGGCGAAGCGATTCCGGTCTGCTCGGTGCGCTCGAAAATGTTTATGCTGGAGCAGCTCTCGGGCATGGCGACATCATCGCTCACCCCGTGGACTCGACACACGACGGTTCTCGGATGTCCGGTGTACCGCCGCTGCGCCTTCGCTACCTCCCTCGGACAGGTGCAGGCCCGCTCAACAAAGCGGGGTTTCCAGCGGTCGGCATGCTTCGTGACCGTGTCGCCGATGACGTCGCGTCCGACATCGTCGAGCTCCTCCAGTCCGCGATCCCGCTTTCGCTGCCGCGGCGCGGAGATACTGTTGCTCCGGGAGACATTGCGGTACTGGTGCGGACACGCTCACAGATCGCACTGGTGCGTGATGCGCTCGATCGTGTCGGCGTGCCCTCGGTACTGGCCGGCGGGTCCAGCGTGTTCGACACGCTCAGCGCAAGCCACTGGTTGTGGTTTCTGCAGGCGCTCGAACAGCCACACCGTGCCGATCGTGTTCGCCTCGCCGCACTCACTCCGCTGTTCGGATGGACCGCGGAGACGCTGGATAGTGGAGGCGACGACGCCGTATCCGACGTCAGTGCTCGATTGCGGGAATTTGCAGTGTTGTTCGCACATGCAGGTTTTGCCGCCGTATTCGAAAAGCTCGCTTCCGAAACACGGTTGGAAGGTCGACTACTCGCACTCCGAGCCGGTGAGCGGCACCTCACCGATCTTCGTCACGTAGCCCAACTGCTCAATCGTGCTGCCGTCGAGGGCTCTTTCGGGCCGAGTGCACTGACCCGCTGGCTCGCAGACAGGATCGACGATCCGACATCGGGCAGTATCGCCGACCGCAGTAGACGTCTCGACAGCGACGAAGCAGCGGTACAGATCGCCACCGTGCATGCGAGCAAGGGACTGGAATTCCCCGTCGTTTACATCCCGTATGCGTGGGATGCGTCGAAGAATCCATATCCCAGCACCCTCCTTCTGCACGACGAGAGCGGCAAGCGTGTCCTCGATGTCGGAGGCCGTACCGGTCGCGGGTACGCCGCTCGCAAATTGATTCGAGACAAGGAAGAAGCGGGCGAAGAACTTCGGCTGCTCTACGTTGCGCTCACCAGAGCTCAGTGCCAGGTCGTCCTATGGTGGGCGCCGGCATTTTCCACCGCAGCGTCGCCGTTGCATCGGTTGATCTTCGCCCGGTTGTCAGGAGTGGCCGAGCCCGAGGAGAAGGCCAAGGTACCCGAAGACGTTGCGGTGGCGGGCAGGCTCGAGTCCTGGGCCGGTAAAGCGGGCGGCCGGATTTCCATCGAGACAGTAGGCCGGCGCAGTGCAGTCCCAACGTGGAGCGCGGTGAAACATACGACCGAAGAGCTTGCGGCCGCGACGTTCACACGTAGTCTCGACATGCTGTGGCGTCGTACGTCGTACTCCGCGTTGACCGCCGCAGCGCACGACGTGCCGGGGGTGTCGAGCGAACCCGAACAACCAGAGAAAGACGACGAGCCAGCGGACGCGCGGCCTATCGACGAAGTGCTGGAGGGGATCCCGTCTCCGATGAACGGTATGCCTGCGGGAGCCGACTTCGGCACGCTTGTGCACGAGATCCTCGAACACGTCGACACCGCAGCGGTCGATCTCGACGCCGAAGTGCTTCTTCGATGCAACGAAGCGGTCGCTGAGAGGTCGGCCGAGATCGACCCGTCAGCACTTGCTGCAGCGTTGATGCCGGTCCTGCGAACTCCCCTCGGCTTCGGGACGCTCGCGGACATAGCTCCTCGTGACCATCTGGCCGAACTCGACTTCGAGATGCCGCTGAACGGCGGCGACGATCCCGGCACGACGAACGTGACTCTGCGGGGAATTTCGCGACTGCTCCGCACTCATCTGCCCGCGGACGACGCGCTCGCCGCGTACGCAGATCAGTTGGAAGTTCTCGAATCGAAGCCGCTGCGTGGCTATCTCACCGGCAGCATCGACTCCGTCCTCCGAATACCCGGGCCCAAGTACGTCATCGTCGACTACAAGACGAACAGGCTGTCCCGCGGTGATCTGACCGTCATGCA
- the recC gene encoding exodeoxyribonuclease V subunit gamma, translated as MLRLYRATRGDSLATALAEVMSSPLADPFAAEVISVPAKGVERWLIQRLSMSLGGASADGIGANIEFPSPTRLVENARSAALGRDPLLEPWSRGRVLWTTLDVIDDSLAVPWCAVLAKHLGNGTDEYRAGRRWSTAAHLSEMFRTYAADRPSMIVDWSAGIDSDGVGGTLAEDLRWQAELWRAVRARIGHASPAELLDDTCAAIRADRSILDLPERVSIFGATRLTTDQLQVIAAIAEHRDVHVWLPHPSDRMWTQRVDQQRVSRRSEDRSAVTIEHPLLAGLARDVRELQMRLLGLGGDLVDMVEPSAGFPDTLLGRVQHDIANNRTPNRSAEPDGTVAVHACHGAPRQVEALRETLLHLFDEDPTLEPRDVLVMCPDVETYAPLIRATFGQGGLAHPGHTLRVRLADRGLRQTNPLLAVIATLLDLAVGRVTASQLLDLVAADPVRLRFGFSDDDVERLREWTQVSGARWGINSRQRESFGLGGFRQNTFNSAVDRLLLGVAADETAHEWLDLALPVDDVDGNDIDLTGRFAEFIDRLAVTLRDLQGPQRTAEWRHALLRALDLLAEVTPSDAWQRAQAVRELTESTEHGENSVIRLADVRAMLTRALAGRPSRANFRTGELTICTMVPMRSVPHRIVVLLGLDDEAFPRTGSVDGDNVLSRDPAPGERDVRSEDRQLLLDAVMSAGEKLLLFYTGADPVSGSVKPPAIPLTELLDVVAVTAGADVVTRHPLQPFDSRNFDRQDPLSYDKSSLDGARASQREPVTPPPFLASTLPTRGDGDVALGDLVAFLEHPIAAFLKQRMGIRVPEIEDDLSDSLTVELDGLQKWDIGDRMLAERLAGTEVADFRAAEWRRGTLPPFHLGEKQLQDITRAVDALVDVSREVHAGDAGALDISIELRSGRRLSGTVTGIHGDTIARTSYSRLAPKHRLSAWVRLLVVAAQDDSRPWQAVTTGRGPGNRAAWRSTITAPVDALAQLELLVALRDLGLSSPLPIAPGASSVYAERRFRGASVDDAIAAAEKTWSDKFGDAKDRSIAYLYGAGASLEVLTSTPVRSEDLHRGEESTLFGVLASRLWCPLLDAEKEGQP; from the coding sequence GTGCTGAGGTTATATCGCGCCACCCGCGGGGATTCGCTCGCAACGGCACTGGCTGAGGTGATGTCCAGCCCTCTGGCCGATCCATTTGCAGCCGAAGTGATTTCGGTTCCCGCGAAGGGAGTCGAGCGTTGGCTGATTCAGCGTCTATCGATGTCGCTGGGTGGGGCATCGGCCGACGGTATCGGTGCCAATATCGAGTTTCCTTCGCCGACCCGACTCGTCGAGAACGCGCGATCGGCGGCCCTCGGACGCGATCCCCTCCTGGAACCGTGGTCACGCGGACGCGTCCTGTGGACGACGCTCGACGTCATCGACGACTCGCTGGCCGTACCGTGGTGCGCGGTGCTCGCCAAACACCTCGGTAACGGAACGGACGAGTACCGGGCCGGACGTAGATGGTCCACGGCAGCCCACTTGTCCGAGATGTTCCGGACTTACGCCGCGGACCGTCCGTCGATGATCGTCGACTGGTCGGCAGGTATCGACAGTGACGGCGTCGGCGGCACTTTGGCCGAGGACCTGCGCTGGCAGGCCGAATTGTGGCGTGCGGTACGCGCCCGCATCGGACACGCGAGTCCTGCCGAACTTCTCGACGATACATGTGCAGCCATTCGCGCCGACCGGTCGATACTCGACCTCCCCGAACGGGTGTCGATATTCGGTGCCACGAGACTGACAACCGATCAACTGCAGGTGATAGCCGCGATCGCCGAACATCGCGACGTGCACGTGTGGCTTCCGCATCCCAGCGATCGAATGTGGACACAGCGCGTCGACCAGCAACGCGTCAGCAGGCGATCCGAGGACCGATCGGCGGTGACGATCGAACACCCGCTGCTCGCCGGCCTTGCCCGAGACGTACGTGAACTGCAGATGCGACTCCTCGGGCTCGGTGGTGACCTCGTCGATATGGTCGAACCCAGTGCAGGCTTTCCCGACACGTTGCTGGGCCGAGTGCAGCACGATATCGCGAACAACAGGACCCCGAACAGGAGCGCCGAACCGGACGGAACCGTCGCCGTTCACGCGTGTCACGGTGCTCCACGTCAAGTCGAGGCATTACGGGAAACCCTGCTGCACCTGTTCGACGAAGATCCGACGCTCGAACCTCGCGACGTGCTGGTCATGTGCCCCGACGTCGAAACCTACGCGCCGCTGATCAGAGCGACTTTCGGACAGGGTGGGCTGGCACATCCCGGTCACACCCTTCGCGTCCGGCTGGCCGACCGGGGGTTACGGCAGACCAATCCGCTTCTCGCCGTGATCGCGACCTTGCTCGACCTTGCTGTGGGTCGAGTGACGGCCAGTCAGCTTCTCGACCTCGTCGCTGCCGACCCGGTTCGCCTTCGGTTCGGCTTCTCCGATGACGATGTGGAACGACTCCGTGAATGGACGCAGGTGTCGGGTGCTCGGTGGGGAATCAACTCGCGGCAACGCGAAAGCTTCGGCCTCGGCGGCTTCCGGCAGAACACGTTCAACAGTGCGGTCGACCGTCTGTTGTTGGGCGTAGCTGCGGACGAAACCGCGCACGAGTGGCTCGATCTGGCACTGCCGGTCGACGACGTAGACGGCAACGATATCGACCTGACCGGTCGATTCGCCGAGTTCATCGATCGTCTTGCGGTGACACTGCGTGACCTACAAGGACCTCAGCGGACGGCAGAATGGCGCCACGCACTCCTTCGAGCGCTCGATCTGCTCGCGGAGGTTACTCCCTCCGACGCGTGGCAGCGCGCGCAAGCAGTTCGCGAACTCACCGAGTCCACCGAGCACGGCGAAAACTCGGTCATCAGGTTGGCCGACGTGCGAGCAATGCTCACTCGCGCTCTTGCCGGTCGGCCTTCGCGAGCCAACTTCCGTACCGGCGAGCTGACGATCTGCACCATGGTTCCGATGAGATCCGTTCCGCATCGGATCGTGGTGCTACTCGGCCTCGACGACGAAGCGTTCCCACGAACGGGAAGTGTCGATGGCGACAACGTTCTTTCTCGTGACCCGGCCCCCGGCGAGCGTGACGTCCGTAGCGAGGACCGTCAACTACTGCTCGACGCAGTGATGTCGGCTGGGGAGAAGCTGCTGTTGTTCTACACGGGTGCAGACCCGGTGTCCGGTTCGGTGAAGCCACCGGCAATTCCGCTCACCGAACTTCTCGACGTGGTCGCGGTAACTGCCGGAGCCGATGTGGTCACTCGACATCCCCTGCAACCCTTCGACTCTCGAAACTTCGATCGGCAGGATCCGTTGAGCTACGACAAGTCCTCGCTCGACGGAGCGCGAGCGAGTCAACGCGAACCAGTCACGCCACCACCCTTTCTCGCCTCGACGCTCCCGACACGAGGCGACGGTGATGTGGCTCTAGGCGATCTTGTCGCCTTCCTCGAGCATCCCATTGCTGCATTTCTCAAACAGCGCATGGGCATTCGCGTGCCGGAGATCGAAGACGATCTGTCCGATTCACTTACCGTCGAATTGGACGGACTGCAGAAGTGGGACATCGGTGATCGCATGCTCGCCGAGCGTCTTGCAGGCACCGAAGTCGCGGACTTCCGTGCTGCAGAATGGCGGCGCGGAACCCTCCCGCCGTTTCATCTCGGCGAAAAGCAATTGCAGGACATCACCCGCGCCGTGGACGCGTTGGTCGACGTTTCCCGAGAAGTTCATGCCGGTGACGCAGGCGCACTCGACATATCCATCGAACTGCGATCCGGTCGACGACTGAGCGGGACGGTCACCGGAATTCACGGAGACACCATAGCCAGGACGTCGTACTCGCGTCTTGCGCCGAAGCATCGTTTGTCGGCATGGGTTCGCCTCCTCGTCGTTGCAGCACAGGATGATTCGCGACCGTGGCAGGCTGTCACGACGGGCCGTGGTCCAGGGAACCGAGCGGCTTGGCGATCGACGATCACGGCACCCGTGGACGCACTCGCGCAACTGGAACTGCTCGTGGCCCTACGGGACCTCGGTTTGTCGTCACCTCTTCCGATCGCGCCGGGGGCTTCGTCGGTCTACGCAGAGCGGCGGTTTCGCGGTGCATCGGTGGACGACGCCATCGCGGCGGCCGAGAAGACCTGGTCCGACAAATTCGGTGATGCGAAAGACCGAAGTATCGCTTACTTGTACGGCGCCGGCGCCTCGCTGGAGGTATTGACGTCGACGCCGGTGCGATCCGAAGATCTTCACCGGGGTGAGGAATCGACGCTCTTCGGAGTTCTTGCGAGCCGACTGTGGTGTCCATTGCTCGATGCGGAAAAGGAGGGCCAGCCATGA